A genomic window from Klebsiella quasipneumoniae subsp. quasipneumoniae includes:
- the queF gene encoding NADPH-dependent 7-cyano-7-deazaguanine reductase QueF (Catalyzes the NADPH-dependent reduction of 7-cyano-7-deazaguanine (preQ0) to 7-aminomethyl-7-deazaguanine (preQ1) in queuosine biosynthesis) → MSSYDNHQALAGLTLGKSTDYRDTYDASLLQGVPRSLNRDPLGLHADNLPFHGADIWTLYELSWLNGKGLPQVAVGHVELPDTSVNLVESKSFKLYLNSFNQTRFANWQEVEETLTRDLSACAQGEVKVSLYRLDELEGQPIAHLHGACIDDQDIEIDNYQFSADYLQGAASGKIVEETLVSHLLKSNCLITHQPDWGSVQIQYRGAKIDREQLLRYLVSFRHHNEFHEQCVERIFNDILRFCQPESLSVYARYTRRGGLDINPWRSNGDFSPATGRLARQ, encoded by the coding sequence ATGTCTTCTTACGATAATCATCAGGCGCTGGCCGGCCTGACGCTCGGTAAATCAACCGATTACCGCGATACCTATGACGCCTCGCTGCTGCAGGGCGTTCCGCGCAGCCTTAACCGCGACCCGCTTGGCCTGCATGCCGACAACCTGCCGTTTCACGGCGCCGATATCTGGACGCTGTACGAACTCTCCTGGCTGAACGGCAAAGGCCTGCCGCAGGTGGCCGTCGGCCACGTCGAACTGCCCGACACCAGCGTCAATCTGGTGGAGTCAAAAAGCTTTAAGCTTTATCTCAACAGCTTTAACCAGACGCGTTTCGCCAACTGGCAGGAGGTTGAAGAGACGCTGACCCGCGATCTGAGCGCCTGCGCCCAGGGCGAGGTCAAGGTCTCGCTGTATCGGCTGGATGAACTGGAAGGCCAGCCGATTGCTCACCTCCACGGCGCCTGCATCGACGATCAGGATATCGAGATCGATAACTATCAGTTCAGCGCCGACTACCTGCAGGGCGCCGCCAGCGGCAAAATCGTGGAAGAGACGCTGGTCAGCCACCTGCTGAAGTCCAACTGCCTGATCACCCACCAGCCGGACTGGGGCTCGGTGCAGATCCAGTATCGTGGGGCGAAAATCGACCGCGAGCAGCTCCTGCGCTATCTGGTCTCGTTCCGCCACCATAACGAATTCCATGAGCAGTGCGTCGAGCGCATCTTTAACGATATTCTCCGTTTCTGCCAGCCGGAATCGCTTTCCGTTTACGCCCGCTATACGCGACGCGGCGGTCTGGATATCAACCCCTGGCGCAGCAACGGTGACTTTTCCCCTGCCACCGGCCGCCTCGCCCGACAATAA